TCTCCTCTGTATGTGGCCATCGTGGTGGTGTGGGCCATCGTGCTGATCCCCATGCTGCTGCGCCGCGACGCCGCCGATCCCGCGCCGAACCCGTTCCGCCGCAGCGCGCCCGGGGACGCCGGCGTCGACGACGCCGATGACGCCCCCGAGTTCGACGACGAGTACGAGCCCGACGAGGACCACGGCGACCCGGACGGGGAGTCCGCCGACGACGTGCGGACCCAGGTGCTCTCCTACGGCTCCGGGCCCGTGCCCGCGGCCCACCGCGCGCTCGCCCGGCACGAGGCGGAGGAGCCGGCCGGTGACGCCGAGGACGCGGCCGAAGCCGCCGCCCCGCGGCCGGAGCCCGCGCCGCCCCCTGCTGGAGCGCCTCCGATGCGGGTCGGCCGCGCCCGGGTCATCGCGCGCCGCCGCCGCCGCACGTCCGGCCTGACCGCCCTGCTCACCGCGACGAGCGTCGCGGTCGCCGCGGGCCTGGGTCCCTGGTGGGTGCTGGTCCCGCCGGCCGTGCTGCTCATGGGCCACCTCGTGCTGCTGCGGGAGGCGGCAAAGGCCGACCAGGAGCGGCGTGCCGCCGAGGCGGAGCACCGCCGCCGCGAGGAGCGCGCCCGCGCCCGCCGCGCCGCGGCCGAGGCCGCCCGTGAGGCCGAGGTCATCGAGCTCACCACCCGGCGCGACCAGGTCTATGACCAGTACGCCGACGCTCATCTGCGCGCCGCGGGCGACTGACCCGACGCGCGAAATGAGTTCCGAGCACTCTTGCGGAGCTGATACGCTTTTAAGCGTCTTACGGGGCTGTAGCGCAGTCCGGTAGCGCACCTCGTTCGCATCGAGGGGGTCAGGGGTTCAAATCCCCTCAGCTCCACCCGAAGGCATGCAGGCCGGGTCAGGAAGTCTTCCTGACCCGGCCTTCTTTTTAGGGCGAATGGGAGAAGATCGGGAGGGTCCCGCAT
This sequence is a window from Spinactinospora alkalitolerans. Protein-coding genes within it:
- the sepX gene encoding divisome protein SepX/GlpR, which gives rise to MSSSPLYVAIVVVWAIVLIPMLLRRDAADPAPNPFRRSAPGDAGVDDADDAPEFDDEYEPDEDHGDPDGESADDVRTQVLSYGSGPVPAAHRALARHEAEEPAGDAEDAAEAAAPRPEPAPPPAGAPPMRVGRARVIARRRRRTSGLTALLTATSVAVAAGLGPWWVLVPPAVLLMGHLVLLREAAKADQERRAAEAEHRRREERARARRAAAEAAREAEVIELTTRRDQVYDQYADAHLRAAGD